A section of the Pedobacter sp. HDW13 genome encodes:
- a CDS encoding fasciclin domain-containing protein — MRNLRNFWVFFLPACILFLGACSKTEFLPDPEGVQVPFQSDATQTVDQLLSASAAKIFYTAWQKSNIKNILKQQSSKLVFTVFAPNDAAMQAAGLTAGTIGQMPVEELDSLMMFYTSIGPVTKDELKLRTDNFMVKSLLQRPGLYVKYYENTQSNNQYDLYYYRHYVGVKGDDLLMNGKNVGKINYLPATNGCLYIMEKAIEKPAKTILEALKADGRFNMFIESQRLADESYLNKIGSDIEILFGYRPEDEEIMSSYAYNRLYYQKDWSINAPPYPGYVGPNITVSTLFAPTDEAFHQAGFQTVADVVKFNERSQDAVRFDDNTFTAVGGFPMDTVYNFHRNWGRMFQPSTAGGDKTADNATVFYSNVLSPLLNSYPVNVGGNPSVEFTYTMPIEFSLNNNSVQLKVKGSEYPAATIVDGDINTLNGPIHVVNRLLFPKGFKLR; from the coding sequence ATGAGAAATTTAAGAAACTTTTGGGTATTCTTTCTGCCTGCATGTATCCTTTTTTTGGGTGCCTGTTCCAAAACAGAATTCCTGCCTGATCCCGAAGGCGTGCAGGTTCCCTTTCAGAGCGATGCCACACAAACGGTAGATCAGTTGCTCAGTGCTTCAGCAGCAAAAATATTTTACACTGCTTGGCAAAAAAGCAATATCAAAAACATCCTTAAGCAACAGAGCAGTAAACTGGTATTTACCGTTTTCGCACCGAACGATGCCGCCATGCAGGCTGCAGGTTTAACCGCCGGCACCATTGGTCAGATGCCTGTAGAAGAACTGGATAGTTTGATGATGTTTTACACCAGCATCGGGCCGGTAACCAAAGATGAGCTAAAACTACGCACTGATAACTTTATGGTGAAAAGCCTGTTGCAACGCCCTGGGCTTTATGTAAAATATTACGAAAACACCCAAAGCAATAACCAGTACGATTTATACTACTACAGGCATTATGTAGGCGTAAAAGGTGATGATTTATTGATGAACGGCAAAAACGTAGGCAAAATCAATTACCTGCCTGCAACTAACGGATGCCTGTATATTATGGAGAAAGCCATAGAAAAACCTGCAAAAACCATACTGGAGGCTTTAAAAGCTGATGGACGGTTTAACATGTTTATCGAGTCGCAGCGTCTGGCTGATGAGTCCTACCTCAATAAAATTGGTTCGGATATAGAAATACTTTTTGGTTATCGTCCCGAAGACGAAGAAATTATGAGCAGTTATGCCTACAACCGCCTTTATTATCAGAAAGATTGGAGCATAAATGCACCTCCTTACCCAGGCTATGTGGGGCCAAACATCACGGTATCTACCTTATTTGCCCCTACTGATGAAGCTTTTCACCAGGCTGGTTTTCAGACCGTGGCGGATGTAGTTAAGTTTAACGAACGCAGCCAGGATGCTGTCCGCTTTGATGATAATACGTTCACCGCAGTGGGTGGTTTTCCAATGGATACCGTATACAATTTTCACCGCAACTGGGGTCGGATGTTTCAACCTTCAACCGCAGGAGGCGATAAAACAGCCGATAATGCCACTGTGTTCTACAGCAATGTGCTCAGCCCTTTATTGAACAGTTATCCGGTTAATGTCGGGGGAAACCCGTCGGTAGAATTTACTTACACTATGCCAATTGAATTTTCGCTTAATAACAACAGTGTGCAGCTTAAAGTAAAAGGTTCAGAATATCCGGCAGCAACTATTGTCGATGGTGATATCAACACCCTTAACGGACCAATACATGTGGTAAACCGTCTACTTTTCCCTAAAGGATTTAAACTCAGATAA
- a CDS encoding DUF4397 domain-containing protein, giving the protein MNKINYTCFGLLLFSMMLLFQACKKEKVDFETDNRIITQNRINSTVRIINAAGFNQVIANGDSLTNFVVRVPNSPNSQQYPGTSYFPSNGQLGKIWSVPQDLFNAQETAKLDFMTKSYVPTLAGNVKIDVKNDYNNPIDYILLPAFAMEGQPEVVPVKRGITAPAKPDHFKIRVINLSGSIKNPGFNSSGRLEDLTGSVSLAYADGTLVDNRTSNISVATRTSDYIEIPYGTYQFKILMQDGRQMPALGSGLDAITLIDPPTSTIPIDLMNSTKQTYAPIQAYQPGGIYTILIAPQRFDYNINELAETSTTYQNSFQVITDNSPAANNTYFRVQGVNGFAGQNVSFKVDGKTIASNLAFGTAGTYENFIQGNHTVEAIDASGKTIASASQVLRPAQNYTAWLYADQSGQLKCLL; this is encoded by the coding sequence ATGAATAAGATAAATTATACCTGCTTTGGCCTGCTTTTATTCAGCATGATGCTGCTATTCCAGGCCTGTAAGAAGGAGAAAGTTGATTTTGAAACCGATAACCGGATCATCACCCAAAACCGGATTAATTCAACCGTGCGAATTATCAATGCAGCTGGTTTTAATCAGGTAATTGCCAATGGCGACAGTCTTACCAATTTTGTGGTTCGGGTGCCCAATTCGCCCAATAGTCAGCAATATCCTGGTACCTCCTATTTTCCATCCAATGGGCAGTTGGGTAAAATCTGGTCGGTTCCGCAGGATCTGTTTAATGCACAGGAAACGGCAAAACTCGATTTTATGACGAAAAGTTATGTGCCTACCCTTGCCGGTAATGTAAAAATCGACGTAAAAAACGATTATAATAACCCAATCGATTACATTTTGTTGCCAGCTTTCGCAATGGAAGGGCAACCTGAAGTTGTTCCTGTTAAAAGAGGGATTACCGCACCAGCTAAGCCCGATCATTTTAAGATTAGGGTGATAAATCTTTCCGGAAGCATTAAAAACCCTGGTTTTAACAGCAGTGGCCGCCTGGAAGACCTAACCGGAAGCGTATCGCTGGCCTATGCCGATGGCACCCTGGTTGATAACAGAACCAGTAATATCAGTGTTGCAACCAGAACTTCAGATTATATCGAAATCCCTTACGGAACCTATCAGTTCAAAATACTGATGCAGGATGGCAGGCAGATGCCAGCATTAGGAAGCGGTCTGGATGCCATTACATTGATCGATCCGCCTACTTCGACCATTCCAATCGATCTGATGAATTCTACCAAACAAACTTACGCGCCCATTCAAGCCTATCAGCCCGGTGGCATTTATACCATTTTAATTGCGCCACAGCGCTTTGATTATAATATTAATGAACTTGCCGAAACATCAACCACTTATCAGAACTCTTTTCAGGTGATTACTGATAATAGCCCGGCAGCTAATAATACTTATTTCAGGGTACAGGGTGTGAACGGATTTGCAGGTCAAAATGTAAGCTTTAAGGTAGATGGAAAGACCATCGCCAGCAATTTAGCTTTTGGAACAGCGGGTACTTACGAAAATTTTATCCAGGGCAACCATACGGTTGAAGCCATTGATGCCTCGGGCAAAACCATTGCAAGCGCCAGTCAGGTGCTGCGCCCGGCACAAAATTACACGGCATGGTTGTATGCCGATCAGTCGGGGCAGCTAAAGTGCTTATTGTAG
- a CDS encoding RNA polymerase sigma factor — protein MDKNIILEIKSENLAAFNEAYACYHKQIYGFVLKKTQSDYIATEVVQLCFIRLWEKKSNLNETINLDIQLFGMARQVMIDELRKESTRLKYNNRSAQYPFTDNLMKMIESKDLLKRFEQEIETMPPMRKMVFNLSRENGMSYAEIAEMLGISTRTVESHIGKVLSRLKHYMFTVLL, from the coding sequence ATGGATAAAAACATCATTTTAGAAATAAAATCAGAAAATCTTGCTGCATTTAACGAGGCCTATGCCTGCTACCACAAGCAGATTTACGGTTTTGTGCTTAAGAAAACACAATCTGATTATATTGCTACCGAAGTAGTTCAACTCTGTTTTATCCGTTTGTGGGAGAAAAAAAGTAATCTGAACGAAACAATAAATTTAGATATTCAGCTTTTTGGGATGGCCAGGCAGGTGATGATTGATGAGCTGCGGAAAGAATCGACAAGGCTAAAATACAACAATAGATCTGCGCAATATCCATTTACCGATAACCTGATGAAGATGATTGAGAGTAAGGATCTGCTCAAAAGATTCGAGCAGGAAATTGAGACGATGCCCCCTATGCGCAAAATGGTTTTTAATTTAAGCCGGGAAAACGGGATGTCTTATGCCGAAATAGCCGAAATGCTTGGCATCTCTACCAGAACTGTTGAAAGTCATATCGGAAAAGTGCTCTCCCGGCTAAAACACTACATGTTTACCGTATTACTTTAG
- a CDS encoding IPT/TIG domain-containing protein, producing MKMTILNKQKLGLGLMLMLLFLAGSCKKDEQQEIVIPFKIAGYYPNSGNAGTLVNIEGEGFGTDIGQYSATVSGKTVTVVSATATRLVLRMPEAGISGVLSLKYNDQQYDVGQYLYQDLSVKTVFPANGPAGSQIRITGEGFSSTQGPVQVLINGKVAQVVSVSETIIVAEVPSEAGFGPVTIKVNGKEAQGQNFTYQAISSIKPLTGGKNTRVTISGVGFEETIVGNTVNFNGVAATVIEAGKERLVVVAPDGVSTGPLTVDINGQKTIGPVFKVVSSPILQFVSPLSGPKGVEMVITGSVFSTILDENKVFINNVEVPLKSASATELILNIPGGTGSGVVRVVVNDQSTNGPQFKDQTLGISSISPDNGLTGTEVTIKGSGFSAVAEQNKVYFNGVLAGVRSATENTITINAPANVTTGEVKIAVNGQEATAPTEFRRAGMSTLAGGPNSNVFGSFMTAIAVDGIGNVYVVDPQNKAVKKITPAGIVSTLQANGTNVEFDNPYGLVIDKDNTIYISERNRNQIKKITSSGQITTIALTFSPALISIDNTGNLYVNNNALFGGVYKVNTAGAITKMNGPSWANSRSAIDVVGNFYYSDQGTNSNHSVIKVPAGGQMEINFAGTSDPGYMDAVGQVARFNTISGGVIFKDNNTLYVGDGSNYGIRELNINTRSVSTVFKASSGFADGTLSAARLGRMVDIAADKDGNIYILDAGNKAVRKVFLK from the coding sequence ATGAAAATGACTATTTTAAATAAACAAAAATTAGGCCTTGGCCTGATGCTTATGCTGCTGTTTTTGGCTGGCAGCTGTAAAAAAGATGAACAACAGGAAATTGTAATTCCTTTTAAAATTGCAGGTTATTATCCCAATAGTGGAAACGCAGGTACCCTGGTGAATATTGAAGGAGAAGGGTTTGGTACAGATATTGGTCAATACAGCGCCACTGTATCTGGTAAAACTGTAACCGTAGTTAGTGCAACAGCTACCAGATTGGTACTTAGAATGCCCGAAGCCGGAATCAGTGGTGTATTATCGCTTAAATATAATGATCAGCAATATGACGTTGGTCAATATCTATATCAGGATTTAAGTGTTAAAACTGTTTTTCCGGCCAATGGGCCGGCAGGTTCACAGATCAGGATTACAGGAGAAGGTTTTAGTAGTACGCAGGGTCCGGTTCAGGTTTTAATTAATGGTAAAGTGGCTCAGGTGGTAAGTGTAAGTGAAACCATTATTGTTGCCGAAGTCCCTTCAGAAGCTGGTTTTGGGCCTGTAACAATAAAAGTTAATGGAAAAGAGGCACAAGGACAGAATTTTACCTACCAGGCAATTAGTAGCATTAAACCATTAACCGGGGGTAAGAACACCAGGGTTACTATTAGTGGGGTTGGTTTTGAAGAAACTATTGTGGGTAATACCGTAAATTTTAATGGGGTAGCAGCTACAGTAATTGAGGCCGGTAAAGAACGATTGGTGGTGGTTGCTCCTGACGGCGTAAGTACCGGACCTTTAACTGTTGATATCAATGGCCAAAAAACAATCGGACCTGTATTTAAAGTAGTTTCATCTCCGATTCTTCAATTTGTATCGCCTCTTAGTGGTCCAAAAGGTGTTGAAATGGTAATTACAGGTAGTGTATTCAGTACGATATTGGATGAAAACAAGGTGTTCATCAATAATGTTGAAGTACCACTGAAATCGGCATCAGCTACCGAATTGATACTGAATATCCCTGGTGGAACAGGAAGCGGTGTAGTACGTGTGGTGGTAAACGATCAAAGTACAAATGGACCACAGTTTAAAGATCAGACCCTTGGGATCAGCTCTATTAGTCCTGATAATGGATTGACTGGTACAGAAGTTACAATAAAAGGTTCGGGCTTTAGTGCTGTTGCGGAACAAAATAAGGTGTATTTTAACGGCGTTTTAGCTGGAGTAAGATCCGCTACAGAAAATACCATCACGATAAATGCACCTGCAAATGTAACAACAGGAGAGGTGAAAATTGCAGTGAATGGCCAGGAAGCAACCGCGCCAACAGAGTTTAGAAGAGCCGGAATGAGTACTTTAGCTGGTGGACCAAATAGTAATGTTTTTGGGTCATTTATGACCGCCATAGCCGTTGATGGCATCGGAAATGTATACGTTGTAGATCCGCAGAATAAGGCTGTGAAAAAAATTACCCCTGCAGGCATAGTTAGTACGTTGCAGGCTAATGGGACTAATGTGGAATTTGATAATCCGTATGGGCTGGTTATTGATAAAGACAATACAATTTATATCAGTGAACGAAATAGAAATCAGATTAAGAAAATCACCTCTTCCGGTCAAATTACAACCATAGCGTTAACGTTTTCTCCGGCGTTAATAAGTATTGATAATACCGGGAATCTATATGTGAACAACAACGCGCTTTTCGGAGGTGTTTATAAGGTTAACACAGCTGGTGCTATAACAAAAATGAATGGACCAAGCTGGGCAAATAGCCGTTCGGCCATTGATGTAGTAGGTAATTTTTATTATTCAGATCAAGGTACAAATAGTAATCACAGCGTAATCAAAGTACCTGCGGGCGGGCAAATGGAAATTAATTTTGCCGGAACATCCGATCCAGGTTATATGGATGCGGTTGGGCAGGTAGCAAGATTCAATACGATCTCTGGAGGTGTAATTTTCAAAGATAACAACACTTTATATGTTGGTGATGGCTCTAACTATGGTATCAGAGAGCTTAACATCAATACCAGAAGTGTTTCTACAGTCTTTAAAGCTTCTTCTGGTTTCGCTGATGGAACATTGAGTGCAGCCAGACTCGGCCGAATGGTAGATATTGCTGCTGATAAAGATGGTAATATTTATATCCTCGATGCAGGAAACAAGGCCGTCAGAAAAGTTTTTCTAAAATAG
- a CDS encoding fasciclin domain-containing protein, whose protein sequence is MKKINNHNRPVILIGKMLFTLIMGLQLLFFTGCKHDDLSVALPNENIRQAGDFVKNNYEMTLFYAALKKTGYAEQLNGTGPFTVLAPTDDAFNRLGIYSTADFDKMNADTLKKLIGYHILPRRLLLNDIPSNGVDIRYATLTGPELYVSRAALNPNGGAVNELYIDGVEVIRKDVVVANGVLHLLDNVMKPNFNKTVQQWLAGHADYSVFVKGLKKFKLWDQLATPAIFTIFAPNNKALENVGITEASLNILETEKYLGDRLFGAYILYDRHFFISDSQVFSLINSNGAYNYFLKNDSHYMNFGGGKLYPEFKLGYSLTLRSGNVFSDVILNSVTSNLTAKNDNLCSNGIIHHLVDGLVKPDQAIRK, encoded by the coding sequence ATGAAAAAAATAAATAATCATAACAGACCGGTTATTTTGATAGGGAAAATGCTTTTTACCCTCATCATGGGATTACAGCTGCTGTTTTTTACTGGCTGCAAACACGATGACCTTTCGGTAGCACTACCCAACGAAAACATTCGCCAGGCCGGCGATTTTGTAAAGAACAATTACGAAATGACCCTTTTTTACGCGGCACTTAAAAAAACAGGATATGCCGAGCAGTTAAACGGGACTGGGCCTTTTACCGTATTGGCACCAACCGACGATGCTTTTAACCGCCTGGGTATTTATAGTACAGCCGATTTCGATAAAATGAATGCCGATACTTTAAAAAAGCTAATCGGTTACCACATTCTGCCACGCCGGCTCCTGCTTAACGATATCCCGAGTAATGGCGTAGATATCCGTTACGCTACCCTAACAGGACCCGAACTTTATGTTTCGCGTGCTGCGCTAAATCCCAATGGAGGTGCGGTAAATGAACTGTATATCGATGGGGTAGAGGTGATCAGGAAAGATGTGGTGGTAGCTAATGGCGTACTGCATCTACTCGATAACGTAATGAAACCGAATTTCAACAAAACGGTGCAACAGTGGCTTGCCGGGCATGCCGATTACAGCGTATTTGTTAAGGGCTTAAAAAAGTTCAAACTTTGGGATCAACTGGCTACTCCGGCAATCTTTACCATTTTTGCCCCAAATAATAAAGCGCTTGAAAATGTAGGGATCACCGAAGCTTCGCTAAATATCCTTGAAACAGAAAAATACTTGGGCGACCGGCTTTTTGGTGCCTATATTTTGTACGACCGGCACTTTTTTATCTCCGATTCGCAGGTGTTTTCATTAATTAATTCAAACGGCGCTTATAACTATTTCCTTAAAAACGACAGCCATTATATGAATTTTGGCGGCGGAAAATTATACCCCGAATTTAAACTCGGCTACAGTCTGACACTCCGCAGTGGAAATGTTTTTTCGGATGTGATCCTGAATTCGGTAACCAGCAACTTAACAGCAAAAAACGATAACCTGTGCAGCAACGGCATCATCCACCATTTGGTTGATGGATTGGTAAAGCCCGATCAGGCAATCAGAAAATAA
- a CDS encoding fasciclin domain-containing protein: MAQQFHRYYSSIFSLLLMGLVLSSCKKDENKLSDYDSNKINLVIADNFNLSAFSAALKRSGLDKTLQEGAGPYTTLVPSDAAFSVAGYNSPVSVLTANPTTISRIAQYHTLDGRYELNKLPYLFNQELRSRGGKLYATHWIKGTDTVLTLNGSRVISQNIPASNGLIQVLNRVLSPYLHDLLGDAVSAESSITLFTQALKSSGLLETINGAGPYTIFAPNNQAMQDLGYASVEQVSSTDLEVLKRLVNYHIVKDRRFIYDYILSTGSSNSSRQAMLDGNSVTMTLTPDPNTPGSFNGITLSGIGNTSPVKLVKQDILAGNGVLHIIDGALRITQ; the protein is encoded by the coding sequence ATGGCGCAGCAATTTCATAGATACTATAGTAGCATATTTTCTTTATTGCTGATGGGCCTTGTGCTTTCATCATGTAAAAAAGACGAAAATAAGCTAAGCGACTACGACAGTAATAAAATCAACCTCGTTATCGCAGATAATTTTAACCTTTCTGCCTTTAGTGCAGCCTTAAAACGCAGCGGACTGGATAAAACCCTGCAGGAAGGAGCAGGTCCATACACTACTTTGGTGCCATCAGATGCCGCATTCTCAGTAGCCGGTTACAACAGCCCGGTAAGTGTACTCACCGCAAACCCTACCACCATTTCGCGTATTGCGCAATACCATACATTGGATGGAAGGTACGAGCTGAACAAACTGCCATACCTGTTTAACCAGGAGCTACGTTCGCGTGGTGGTAAATTGTATGCCACGCATTGGATAAAAGGAACTGATACAGTACTTACTTTAAATGGTTCGCGTGTGATATCACAGAACATCCCGGCTTCGAACGGTTTAATCCAGGTACTTAATCGTGTGCTCAGTCCCTACCTGCACGATCTGCTTGGCGATGCAGTTTCGGCCGAATCGAGCATAACTCTTTTTACACAGGCTTTAAAAAGTTCAGGTTTGCTTGAAACGATTAACGGGGCAGGACCTTACACCATTTTCGCACCCAATAACCAGGCCATGCAAGACCTTGGCTACGCCAGTGTAGAGCAGGTAAGTAGTACCGATTTAGAGGTGCTGAAACGCCTGGTAAATTACCACATCGTAAAAGACAGAAGATTTATTTACGATTATATACTCAGCACAGGTTCGTCTAACAGCAGCAGGCAAGCCATGTTGGATGGTAATTCGGTAACCATGACTTTAACGCCTGATCCTAACACACCTGGAAGTTTTAATGGCATTACCTTAAGCGGGATTGGAAATACCAGCCCTGTAAAATTGGTTAAACAGGATATCCTGGCAGGGAATGGTGTATTACATATTATAGATGGTGCTTTACGGATTACACAATAG
- a CDS encoding carboxypeptidase regulatory-like domain-containing protein — protein sequence MKKIIYPTPVFLQGIISLQQVGVKIIMLCAFLFISLNGMAQETSGSLTGQVKDANGMAIPGATIVAVHTPSGTRYAISADADGRYFLNNLRIGSPYTLTVSTTGMKTEVLDHVAVRLGASQQINVVLQENAQELSTVMVSGRAKPKQKADNYGTGKNISAEQVKNMPTINRSITDITRLTPQGSRDNSFGGTNFRYNNVTIDGAVNNDAIGFSPSLGGQTGTSGMNGSSTRTNPVSLDAIEDMQVYLAPFDVKIGNFTGGSVNAVTRSGTNKVSGSVYGFGRNAAITGNDRVGSLGKMNSDFQDYQAGVRIGFPIIKNKLFFFSNEEITRRKDPTQLYVGTAETNHILSVADADLISNAVKSRYGNVFDAGTAGVYTNSNQSQKFFNRLDWNINDKHQLAIRNNTIFSKATHMDRDQQDFRFSSMAFEQKNNQTSTVAELKSRFNNELSGNLLVGFTHVIDRRNPLSDPTLPQVQIMGRTPGTTIYLGTDREASIFDMKQKTWEFTANLNWTKGRHKILLGTHNELYNIQYGFVNAWNGRVDYQRIEDFISNNPYRVRGSYNYTNNSRDYLLDNPAADFNVNMYSLYVQDEIRISDKLSITPGLRADLVNLPTMPQLSDKVRDIMADPNFGNTYTYTPLNRIDNKFLNKVQLSPRLGFRYDALGNQKLIVRGGAGLFTGRIPFAWLAYAYYNTGNNFGAFDQRADQQPFVPGSDAIKPSPNGIGNFIEQNGAVINNPNSGRTQIDLVDNNFVMPQVFRSSLGIDYETDNDWRFTVEGMYTKSLKDVLFQQLNTKDNPLYYGYDKQRQQPVYSGTVDPRFSNIYLLSNTSQGYRYSLTGTITKTFIKVLNVTTSYTYGESKDLSNGVRNSMESNWQLNQALVPNNPALSYSNFDTRHRIVSSIGYSHVWEKAGKTSVSLFFSAQSGSPFSYGIVNSSIQGLSQQVSLAYVPQRDEAIRFFKDLPNQTAAQQAAAFNQFIDGNTYLSSRRGDFTERNKGRTPWNVQADLHLAHELFVNSDKSQSLSLNVDIINLTNLINKTWGVQYFSPNTFNSTSSVGLTPTLFPPQQNAGNYPVFTFNNPGQPFSIDYFGSRVQMQIGLRYSF from the coding sequence ATGAAGAAAATTATATATCCAACACCCGTCTTTTTGCAGGGGATTATTTCGCTGCAGCAGGTTGGGGTTAAAATAATCATGCTCTGCGCTTTCCTGTTTATATCATTAAATGGTATGGCGCAAGAAACAAGCGGTTCGTTAACTGGCCAGGTTAAAGATGCAAATGGCATGGCTATACCCGGCGCAACCATTGTGGCGGTGCATACGCCATCGGGAACACGTTATGCTATTTCTGCCGATGCAGATGGGCGTTACTTCTTAAATAATTTACGTATTGGCTCTCCATATACCCTTACGGTTTCTACCACGGGAATGAAAACAGAAGTACTTGATCATGTTGCTGTGCGCCTGGGTGCCAGTCAGCAAATTAATGTGGTGTTGCAGGAAAATGCACAGGAACTGAGTACTGTAATGGTTTCTGGAAGGGCGAAACCCAAACAAAAGGCCGATAATTACGGAACAGGTAAGAATATCAGTGCCGAACAGGTAAAAAATATGCCCACTATTAACAGAAGCATCACCGATATTACCCGTTTAACCCCACAGGGGAGCCGCGACAACAGTTTCGGTGGAACCAATTTCCGCTATAATAACGTAACCATTGATGGTGCGGTGAATAACGATGCCATTGGTTTTAGCCCTTCGTTAGGTGGACAAACCGGTACTTCAGGTATGAACGGAAGCAGTACCCGTACCAATCCGGTTTCTTTAGATGCCATCGAGGATATGCAGGTATACCTCGCTCCATTTGATGTGAAGATCGGGAACTTTACCGGAGGATCGGTAAATGCCGTAACCCGTAGCGGTACCAATAAAGTAAGTGGTTCGGTTTATGGTTTTGGCCGCAATGCAGCCATTACCGGTAACGATCGCGTTGGAAGTTTGGGTAAGATGAACAGCGATTTTCAGGATTATCAGGCAGGTGTACGCATCGGTTTCCCGATTATTAAAAACAAATTGTTCTTTTTTAGCAACGAGGAGATCACCCGCCGTAAAGATCCTACCCAGTTGTACGTGGGCACGGCAGAAACCAATCATATTTTAAGCGTGGCCGATGCCGACCTGATTAGTAATGCAGTGAAAAGCCGTTATGGAAATGTTTTCGATGCCGGTACCGCAGGCGTGTACACCAATTCGAACCAGTCGCAGAAATTTTTTAACCGTTTAGATTGGAACATTAACGACAAACACCAGTTGGCGATTCGTAACAATACCATTTTCAGTAAAGCCACGCATATGGACCGCGATCAACAGGATTTCCGTTTCAGCAGTATGGCCTTTGAGCAAAAAAATAACCAGACCAGTACTGTTGCCGAACTAAAAAGCCGTTTCAATAACGAGCTTTCGGGTAATTTATTGGTTGGTTTTACCCATGTAATCGATAGGCGCAATCCGTTGAGCGATCCTACCTTGCCACAGGTACAGATTATGGGCCGTACACCAGGTACCACCATTTATTTAGGCACCGATCGCGAGGCGAGCATCTTCGATATGAAACAGAAAACCTGGGAGTTTACCGCTAACTTAAACTGGACAAAAGGTCGCCACAAAATTTTATTGGGTACACATAACGAGCTTTACAACATCCAATACGGTTTTGTAAATGCCTGGAATGGTCGTGTAGATTACCAGCGTATCGAAGATTTTATCAGCAACAACCCTTACCGGGTTCGGGGCAGTTACAATTATACCAATAACAGCAGGGATTATCTGTTGGATAATCCGGCTGCTGATTTTAATGTTAACATGTACAGTTTATATGTACAGGATGAAATCAGGATCAGCGACAAATTGAGTATTACGCCCGGCTTACGTGCCGATCTGGTGAATTTACCAACTATGCCACAGCTGAGCGATAAAGTGCGTGATATCATGGCCGATCCGAATTTTGGCAATACTTACACTTATACGCCGCTTAACCGTATCGATAACAAGTTTTTAAACAAGGTGCAGTTATCGCCTCGTTTAGGTTTCAGATACGATGCGTTGGGTAATCAAAAACTGATTGTAAGAGGAGGTGCGGGCTTATTTACCGGCCGTATTCCTTTTGCCTGGTTGGCTTATGCCTATTACAATACAGGCAACAACTTTGGCGCTTTCGATCAAAGGGCCGATCAGCAGCCATTTGTACCCGGCAGTGATGCGATTAAACCAAGTCCCAACGGAATAGGCAATTTTATTGAGCAGAACGGTGCAGTAATCAATAACCCAAACAGTGGCCGTACACAGATCGATCTGGTCGACAATAATTTTGTAATGCCACAGGTATTCCGTTCAAGTTTAGGAATCGATTATGAAACCGATAACGACTGGCGTTTTACGGTTGAAGGAATGTACACCAAAAGTTTAAAAGATGTATTGTTCCAGCAATTAAACACCAAAGATAACCCGCTTTATTACGGTTATGATAAACAGAGACAACAACCTGTTTACAGCGGAACGGTTGATCCACGTTTTTCTAACATCTATCTGTTAAGTAATACCAGTCAGGGTTACCGCTACAGTTTAACCGGAACCATAACCAAAACATTTATAAAAGTACTCAATGTTACTACTTCTTATACCTATGGCGAATCGAAAGATTTAAGCAATGGTGTGCGTAACTCGATGGAGAGTAACTGGCAGTTAAACCAGGCGCTGGTCCCCAATAACCCGGCATTGAGCTATAGTAATTTTGATACCCGCCACCGGATTGTATCCAGCATTGGCTATAGCCATGTGTGGGAAAAAGCAGGAAAAACCAGTGTAAGTTTATTCTTTAGTGCACAATCGGGCAGTCCATTCAGTTATGGTATTGTAAACAGTAGTATTCAGGGTTTATCGCAACAGGTAAGTTTGGCCTATGTTCCGCAACGCGACGAGGCCATACGTTTTTTTAAAGATCTACCTAATCAAACTGCTGCACAACAGGCCGCTGCTTTTAATCAATTTATTGATGGTAACACTTACCTGAGCAGTCGCAGGGGCGATTTTACCGAGCGCAACAAAGGCCGTACCCCATGGAATGTACAGGCTGATTTGCATCTGGCGCACGAGTTGTTTGTAAATAGTGATAAATCACAGTCGTTGAGCTTAAATGTTGATATCATCAACCTGACCAACCTTATCAATAAAACATGGGGTGTACAGTATTTCTCGCCAAACACTTTTAACTCTACCAGCAGTGTAGGTTTAACGCCAACTTTGTTTCCGCCTCAGCAAAATGCGGGGAACTATCCGGTATTTACCTTCAATAATCCCGGACAGCCTTTTAGTATTGACTATTTCGGATCGCGGGTGCAAATGCAAATTGGTTTAAGGTATAGCTTTTAA